One window of the Triticum dicoccoides isolate Atlit2015 ecotype Zavitan chromosome 3B, WEW_v2.0, whole genome shotgun sequence genome contains the following:
- the LOC119278512 gene encoding tRNA (guanine(26)-N(2))-dimethyltransferase-like isoform X2 — MASASAAAPAVSFQPGRRAPPPPRCTHSERGVSFDPGAAFYRSDSAPGRDLAVLAATLHRRRRPDPSAPFLCLDAMCGSGVRALRYLAQAGADFVWANDASDALHPVIVGNLSRFEPVPPDGQRRWVVSHLDATRLLAERYLRREYFDVIDVDSFGSEAEYIRAAFLALKIGGLLYLTSTDWRSARGYGGKCSLSSYGAYVLPVPYPNEIGLRMLLGGAAREAAMLGFHIEPVFSYYAYHGPIFRAMVRLCHGKEDGISNYGFICHCKSCGQSQTFGFDELGQISCGCADRTDATSITVVGPLWTGPLHDRSSITEMLNLAVEWGWAHTSENGVTLEKLLGTMIEESDPRLPPGYIRLDEIASRAKVNSPPLGTLIHSLQKEGYAACRSHIGANAVKTNCPISSCIVVAREIRNLR, encoded by the exons ATGgcgtccgcctccgccgccgcccctgccgtctCCTTCCAGCCCGGCCGGCGCGCCCCGCCACCGCCCCGCTGCACGCATTCCGAGCGCGGCGTCTCCTTCGACCCCGGCGCCGCCTTCTACCGCAGCGACAGCGCCCCGGGCCGCGACCTCGCCGTGCTCGCCGCCACCCtccaccgccggcgccgccccgacccctccGCCCCTTTCCTGTGCCTCGACGCGATGTGCGGATCCGGCGTCCGCGCGCTCCGCTATCTCGCGCAGGCTGGCGCCGACTTCGTCTGGGCCAACGACGCCTCCGACGCGCTCCACCCCGTCATCGTCGGCAACCTCTCTCGCTTCGAGCCCGTGCCTCCCGACGGGCAGAGGCGGTGGGTGGTGTCGCACCTCGACGCCACCCGGCTGCTCGCCGAGAGGTACCTCCGCCGCGAGTACTTCGACGTCATCGACGTCGACTCGTTCGGCAGCGAGGCCGAGTACATCCGGGCGGCCTTCTTGGCGCTCAAGATTGGGGGCCTTCTCTACCTCACCTCCACCGATTGGCGGTCGGCCAGAGGTTATGGCGGAAAATG CTCACTGTCTTCATATGGAGCATACGTTCTTCCAGTGCCATATCCGAATGAGATTGGTTTGCGAATGCTTTTAGGTGGGGCTGCCCGCGAAGCAGCTATGCTTGGATTTCACATAGAACCAGTATTCTCTTATTACGCGTACCACGGTCCAATTTTTCGAGCAATGGTACGATTATGCCATGGAAAAGAAGATGGCATCAG CAATTATGGTTTCATTTGTCATTGCAAGAGTTGTGGCCAGTCTCAGACTTTTGGATTTGACGAATTGGGGCAGATTTCTTGTGGATGTGCAGATAGAACA GATGCCACTTCAATCACAGTTGTAGGCCCACTTTGGACAGGTCCTCTCCATGATCGCTCTTCCATTACAGAAATGTTAAACTTGGCTGTAGAATGGGGATGGGCACACACAAGTGAGAATGGTGTCACTTTGGAAAAACTTCTTGGCACAATGATTGAGGAGAGTGACCCAAGGTTACCGCCTGGATATATAAGACTTGATGAG ATTGCCAGCCGAGCAAAAGTTAACTCTCCACCGCTTGGTACTCTCATCCATTCGTTGCAGAAG GAAGGTTATGCTGCTTGTAGATCTCATATAGGTGCCAACGCAGTCAAGACCAACTGTCCCATCAGTTCATGCATTGTGGTTGCACGGGAGATCCGAAATTTGCGTTAA
- the LOC119278512 gene encoding tRNA (guanine(26)-N(2))-dimethyltransferase-like isoform X1, with amino-acid sequence MASASAAAPAVSFQPGRRAPPPPRCTHSERGVSFDPGAAFYRSDSAPGRDLAVLAATLHRRRRPDPSAPFLCLDAMCGSGVRALRYLAQAGADFVWANDASDALHPVIVGNLSRFEPVPPDGQRRWVVSHLDATRLLAERYLRREYFDVIDVDSFGSEAEYIRAAFLALKIGGLLYLTSTDWRSARGYGGKCSLSSYGAYVLPVPYPNEIGLRMLLGGAAREAAMLGFHIEPVFSYYAYHGPIFRAMVRLCHGKEDGISNYGFICHCKSCGQSQTFGFDELGQISCGCADRTDATSITVVGPLWTGPLHDRSSITEMLNLAVEWGWAHTSENGVTLEKLLGTMIEESDPRLPPGYIRLDEIASRAKVNSPPLGTLIHSLQKISYRCQRSQDQLSHQFMHCGCTGDPKFALTANYALRSLLTPQCVYDKLHKLWLRAQIASMFQANTRF; translated from the exons ATGgcgtccgcctccgccgccgcccctgccgtctCCTTCCAGCCCGGCCGGCGCGCCCCGCCACCGCCCCGCTGCACGCATTCCGAGCGCGGCGTCTCCTTCGACCCCGGCGCCGCCTTCTACCGCAGCGACAGCGCCCCGGGCCGCGACCTCGCCGTGCTCGCCGCCACCCtccaccgccggcgccgccccgacccctccGCCCCTTTCCTGTGCCTCGACGCGATGTGCGGATCCGGCGTCCGCGCGCTCCGCTATCTCGCGCAGGCTGGCGCCGACTTCGTCTGGGCCAACGACGCCTCCGACGCGCTCCACCCCGTCATCGTCGGCAACCTCTCTCGCTTCGAGCCCGTGCCTCCCGACGGGCAGAGGCGGTGGGTGGTGTCGCACCTCGACGCCACCCGGCTGCTCGCCGAGAGGTACCTCCGCCGCGAGTACTTCGACGTCATCGACGTCGACTCGTTCGGCAGCGAGGCCGAGTACATCCGGGCGGCCTTCTTGGCGCTCAAGATTGGGGGCCTTCTCTACCTCACCTCCACCGATTGGCGGTCGGCCAGAGGTTATGGCGGAAAATG CTCACTGTCTTCATATGGAGCATACGTTCTTCCAGTGCCATATCCGAATGAGATTGGTTTGCGAATGCTTTTAGGTGGGGCTGCCCGCGAAGCAGCTATGCTTGGATTTCACATAGAACCAGTATTCTCTTATTACGCGTACCACGGTCCAATTTTTCGAGCAATGGTACGATTATGCCATGGAAAAGAAGATGGCATCAG CAATTATGGTTTCATTTGTCATTGCAAGAGTTGTGGCCAGTCTCAGACTTTTGGATTTGACGAATTGGGGCAGATTTCTTGTGGATGTGCAGATAGAACA GATGCCACTTCAATCACAGTTGTAGGCCCACTTTGGACAGGTCCTCTCCATGATCGCTCTTCCATTACAGAAATGTTAAACTTGGCTGTAGAATGGGGATGGGCACACACAAGTGAGAATGGTGTCACTTTGGAAAAACTTCTTGGCACAATGATTGAGGAGAGTGACCCAAGGTTACCGCCTGGATATATAAGACTTGATGAG ATTGCCAGCCGAGCAAAAGTTAACTCTCCACCGCTTGGTACTCTCATCCATTCGTTGCAGAAG ATCTCATATAGGTGCCAACGCAGTCAAGACCAACTGTCCCATCAGTTCATGCATTGTGGTTGCACGGGAGATCCGAAATTTGCGTTAACCGCCAACTACGCACTTCGAAGTTTGCTAACTCCACAATGTGTGTATGATAAACTGCACAAATTGTGGCTTCGCGCTCAAATTGCTTCAATGTTCCAGGCTAACACACGGTTCTAA